In one Nicotiana tomentosiformis chromosome 6, ASM39032v3, whole genome shotgun sequence genomic region, the following are encoded:
- the LOC104105703 gene encoding glutamate receptor 2.8-like yields the protein MQNPRCHFLILLMKFVSIICFCHYIVPTRGEDETKPVKVDVGIILDFETVVAKVMHTCILLALADYHDATRSAIRIVPHFRDSKKDDVEAASAAISLLKYVKVQAIFGPQMSTQTDFVIDIAKRTEVPIISPATSPLLTVKEHPYFIRAALPSSSQTKTIAAIVKNYDWREVVIIYEDSPYGTGIVPHLTDALLESSTLVSYRSVISPSANDDQILRELYKLNTMQTRVFIVHMLPILASRLFLKAEEAGMMSDGYAWIITDVLTSLLDSVNRSVIESSMQGVLGIKPYVPKSNEFNNFNKRWRRRFRQEYPDMDTVELNVYGLWAYDGITALAKAVEKVAGTATPKSNKVDTRDNSTDLDALGTSELGSLLIDSMQNITLKTGLSGDFRIINGELQPSPYQIVNIIGKGERSIGFWTESDGISYKLTMNGKTAKSNNKQLGTVIWPGESTIVPRGWEMPTSGKKLRIGVPVKGGLEQFIKVETDSKTKAVTATGFCADIFIEVIQSLPYAVPYEFFPFRLPDNHTTPDYDHLVYKISSKEYDAVVGDVTISESRSKYVDFTLPFTESGISAVVPVKDDERKKAWIFLKPLQRELWITTGAFFVFIGFVVWVLEHRVNEEFRGPKRKQVGMIFWFSFSTLVFAHKERVTSNLTRFVVIVWVFVVLVLTSSYTASLTSMLTVQQLQPTITDLNDLIKNGEYVGYQEGSFVKDVLKRMNFDSSKFRSYSTLEEYNDALLKGSKNGGVGAIVDELPYLRLFLNKYCNKYILIGPTYKTAGFGFAFPKGSRLVPDISRAVLKVMEGEFMINTIQKWFGNETDCLEKDGMAITSDSLTLDSFKGLFLIAGVSASSALLIFLLIFLYQNREIFATDDSIWQKLSAIAKAFDNEKEKPNSKSEKPGEGNESQTTTPFAASSASPEIFPNLPSQSPETRTASPPDEGFSTTEPGTPLEETITEANEER from the exons ATGCAAAATCCAAGATGCCATTTCCTGATTCTTTTGATGAAATTTGTCTCCATTATTTGCTTTTGCCACTACATAGTGCCAACAAGAGGTGAAGATGAAACTAAACCTGTAAAGGTGGATGTGGGCATAATTCTTGATTTTGAAACAGTTGTGGCAAAAGTAATGCACACATGCATCTTACTAGCACTTGCAGATTACCATGACGCTACTCGCAGTGCCATTAGGATAGTCCCTCACTTCAGGGATTCCAAGAAAGATGATGTTGAAGCAGCATCCGCTG CTATATCCTTGCTAAAGTATGTCAAAGTACAAGCTATCTTTGGGCCACAAATGTCTACACAAACTGATTTTGTGATTGACATAGCAAAAAGAACAGAAGTCCCTATCATCTCTCCAGCAACAAGTCCTTTACTTACAGTCAAGGAACACCCCTACTTCATCAGAGCAGCACTTCCTTCTTCTAGCCAGACTAAAACCATAGCAGCAATTGTTAAAAACTATGATTGGAGGGAGGTTGTAATCATCTATGAGGATAGCCCCTATGGAACTGGAATAGTTCCACATTTGACTGATGCCTTACTGGAAAGCAGCACTTTAGTCTCCTATAGAAGTGTTATTTCACCTTCAGCCAATGATGATCAAATCCTCAGAGAGCTATACAAGTTGAATACAATGCAGACCAGGGTTTTCATTGTGCACATGCTACCTATTCTAGCCTCGCGCCTTTTCCTCAAGGCAGAAGAAGCGGGGATGATGAGCGATGGATATGCATGGATCATCACAGATGTTCTAACGAGTCTTCTGGATTCGGTAAATCGTTCAGTGATTGAGTCATCAATGCAAGGTGTTCTTGGTATAAAGCCTTATGTTCCAAAATCAAATGAGTTTAACAATTTCAACaagagatggagaaggagatttCGTCAAGAGTATCCAGACATGGACACAGTAGAACTCAATGTTTACGGGCTATGGGCGTATGATGGCATCACAGCATTAGCAAAAGCAGTAGAGAAAGTGGCTGGCACTGCTACCCCAAAATCCAACAAAGTAGACACTAGAGACAACTCAACAGACTTAGATGCACTTGGAACCTCAGAGTTGGGATCTTTGCTCATTGACTCTATGCAAAACATTACACTAAAAACTGGACTAAGTGGTGATTTCCGTATCATTAATGGAGAATTGCAGCCATCCCCATATCAGATTGTGAACATAATTGGGAAAGGAGAGAGAAGCATTGGATTCTGGACAGAGAGTGATGGAATTTCATATAAACTGACTATGAATGGGAAAACAGCTAAGAGTAATAATAAGCAACTAGGTACCGTCATTTGGCCGGGTGAATCTACTATTGTTCCGAGAGGGTGGGAGATGCCCACAAGTGGGAAGAAGTTAAGGATTGGAGTTCCTGTCAAAGGAGGTTTGGAGCAATTCATTAAAGTGGAAACAGATTCAAAAACAAAAGCCGTAACTGCAACTGGTTTCTGTGCAGATATCTTCATAGAAGTCATCCAATCTTTGCCATATGCTGTCCCTTATGAATTTTTTCCATTTCGATTACCGGATAACCACACTACTCCAGACTATGATCATCTTGTTTACAAGATCTCTTCTAAG GAATATGATGCAGTTGTAGGTGATGTTACCATTTCAGAGAGCCGATCCAAGTATGTGGATTTCACACTACCTTTTACAGAGTCGGGCATTTCTGCAGTTGTGCCAGTAAAGGATGATGAGAGAAAGAAAGCTTGGATTTTCTTGAAACCATTACAGAGAGAACTTTGGATAACAACTGGAGCATTCTTCGTATTCATTGGTTTTGTGGTTTGGGTACTCGAACACCGTGTAAACGAAGAATTTCGAGGACCCAAACGCAAGCAAGTTGGGATGATATTCTGGTTTTCCTTCTCAACTCTCGTTTTTGCTCACA AAGAGAGGGTAACAAGCAACTTAACAAGATTTGTGGTGATTGTGTGGGTTTTCGTGGTGCTAGTACTGACATCAAGTTATACAGCCAGCTTAACATCTATGTTAACGGTGCAACAGCTACAACCTACTATAACAGACCTCAATGATCTCATCAAGAATGGAGAATATGTTGGGTACCAAGAAGGTTCCTTTGTCAAAGACGTCTTGAAGCGCATGAATTTTGatagctccaagtttagaagttatAGCACATTGGAAGAGTACAATGATGCCCTCTTAAAAGGAAGTAAAAATGGAGGAGTTGGTGCAATTGTTGATGAACTACCTTATCTCAGACTCTTCCTTAACAAGTACTGCAACAAGTATATTCTGATCGGCCCAACATACAAGACCGCCGGCTTTGGATTC GCATTTCCAAAAGGATCTCGTTTGGTACCTGACATCTCAAGAGCTGTCCTGAAGGTGATGGAAGGAGAGTTTATGATCAACACTATACAGAAATGGTTTGGGAATGAAACAGATTGCCTAGAGAAAGATGGAATGGCTATAACATCTGATAGCCTCACACTAGATAGTTTTAAGGGCCTTTTCCTCATAGCTGGTGTATCAGCAAGTTCTGCTCTTCTCATATTCTTACTCATCTTTCTTTATCAGAACAGGGAAATCTTTGCCACTGATGATTCTATATGGCAAAAGCTTTCTGCTATAGCAAAAGCCTTTGACAACGAGAAAGAGAAACCTAATTCTAAATCAGAAAAGCCGGGCGAAGGCAATGAGAGCCAAACGACTACACCGTTCGCAGCAAGTTCAGCTTCCCCTGAAATATTTCCCAACCTTCCCTCACAAAGCCCAGAAACCAGAACTGCGTCACCTCCAGATGAAGGATTCTCTACAACAGAACCTGGAACTCCACTTGAAGAAACCATTACAGAGGCAAATGAAGAGAGATGA